One Gossypium hirsutum isolate 1008001.06 chromosome A08, Gossypium_hirsutum_v2.1, whole genome shotgun sequence genomic window, TATATTCAAATTTTAGGTATTTTTAATTAGTAactaaaaatcactaaaaagctgtattatcctcttatttatggacATTGTTATCAATACAAGAAGACGTGTGTTAGATTGCACTAAAGcatattatgaatatttttaatCATCAAAAGTAgtgaatatattataattatgttaaaccattttatgaatattttttacattaattacatgaaatacaaatatattattcaaagaataaaaaattaaaattaaacacaaaatcagatatgtaatacatataatttacaaactaaaaattttgtaaatgaaAATTGTTTGTTGTAGAAATGGGTAATAGATGCATGATTTCCCTTGAGAATGCACACAGGCCTTAGGCTTATATAATAAGGTTGTGTTATTCATACACATTTCACTCCAACACCAACTTTCTTTGATTGCTCAAACCCTCTCGCCATGGCGGTTGCTAAGAGTGCAGTGATTTTCGTCTTTACAATGGCTCTCTGGGGCGTTTCCATGGCGGCTATACACTGGGTCGGAGGCTTCGCTGGATGGACCACCGTCACTGCAGGCTCCCCACTTGATTACAGAATCTGGGCTTCAACCAGGAACTTCCATGTTGGCGATGTTATTGGTATGTAATAGACTGGTAAAATTCTATATGAAGTCCCTGGACTTTGAGTTTATGCCAAATTTAGTTCCTCTATTATAATTTAGTCAAATGTGTATTTTCAATCCTTAggttattttcttccataatttCCATTAAATAGTTTGATATGACTTGTGATGAAATGACATATATAGTTTCctttttttgtatatttgaaattttttttggaatttttaaaatatatatatataatatttatccaaatgtataaaaagaaaacctaaaataTACATGCCACATCGCCACATATTTAAAAAAAGTGAGGAACAtcaaatgatttatgaaaaaaaGGACCTTAATATTCAAAACGTAGAGAAACTAGAAAGAATCAAATTATAATAAAGGGACTAAAACTGGCAAGATGAAAAATTATAGGGATCTTCCATAAATTTTACCTAATAGATATCTCACCTAAAACTCTTCTTCCTTTAAACCTACTGGTTTTGCTCACTATGATTAGGAAATACATGATGGTAAATTAAGTTCGTTTATCAATACCCCAATTGCAGTTTTCAGGTACAACAATAAGTTCAATAACGTGGTCCGTGTGACTCACCAGAACTTCAAGTCATGCAACGCAACATCTCCAATTGCAGTCTACTCATCAGGTGCCGACACCATCAACCTCACAAGACCCGGCCACTTGTACTTCATTTGTAGTATCCCAGGCCACTGTCTGGCCGGCCAAAAGGTTAACATTGAGGTCACACTAGCCATGGAACACCTTCCATCTTCGGCTTCCGCCGTTTATCAATTACCACAATCAGCGTCCGTGTCTGATGAAGCCTTGGCGCCCAGTCCAGACAGCTTGGAACCGATCCCTGGCCCAACTCAGGGCAGTGCTCCCGCTCTCAGATCGCTCAACTTCTGGTTGTATCTTGTTGTGCTTGCATTTGGGTTTGGTGTTACTGGCATTGGCACTTACAGCCTGGTTGAGTTTCATGTTTAAGTAAAAATTTGTGTCAACGTGCATGCCAGAAGTCTTCTATTTATTAATAAGCTTAAACTGCTTAAGCTGATGAAAGGACTGCCAAGTTTGAATTGAAAAACACTATGTGATGTTAATCTGCTCTTGCtaattgatcaaataagtgtTTGAATTAAATCGTGATATCAAAAATTTCTGCAGTTCTTGAAAATTCATGTTATTCAACTTCCAtttagatgaaaaaaaaaaaactctgctttctgacagttctgattATTGATAGAGTATTTCCCAAATCTTGATATCCACCATACCATTTATATAGAACAAATCCTTGACAGTGCCATttatgagaattttttttcttcattttattatTCCCTTACATACCattcatatatatttaatagaaGGAAACTCAAGCTAAATAGTGTTATTCGTAACAGTTTTATAGAACAAGAAAAAAGATGAGATTTGTTTAAGGAAACAAGATATcgagataaattttaattaaaataatgttttaatctTAGTCATAGGtttattaataatgttttaatattaattttacatttatataaGTTAAACTTATTTAATGATTGAGTTATCCGTCTAAGTCCAAAAGGCTCGTCCAAATTTTaacaagaattaaaaatatatatattaggacTCAAAtgggtttgaaaaaaaaaagtagctTTAGGTCAAACTCAAACTTAAATATTCAAGACTTAAACTCAACCTAatcatttctataattttatattatttttatatgttatataatttattacacataaaaattaaatatatagtaatatataaaactataatgtaaccataaaaaaatgttaagttatatatataattttgataactgaaatatatataattattcaattttaaatttaaaaatataatttttttaaaactaaaaatatagtATTGGTGGGTCTAAAATAGTATTGgattaatcatttacaaatatagacagctttgaataaaattttaggtttataTTTCATGTCAGATTGAACTTGGGCAAAGTATAAAATAGAACTTGGGcaaagtataaaatatattaaatcatacttAATTCCAGCACGAATTTGACCCGACTTGACTCATGAACACATCTATTTTAAGTAGACCCCTATccattaattaattatgataaatatatGGCTCAATCCATAATTTGGTACCccggtttgattttttttttctaatgtgaTACTTGTGTTATTTTTTTGCCCAATGTGGTACCTGTATTTGAAaaaagttatacattttcgtacccggaaataacaatgttaactttttagtgtGTAATTCAGTTTTAGAATTAATTCGATGAAAATTCTTAATTAGCTAATaaaattagcaattaactttcataaAATCGACACTAAACTCctaattaaattacatttatcaaactgtatttgataaattaaacgcgaaattaaataaattcacaattaacattgaatttattttattaacaaaattataagaaatttaaaacctaataagtagcaattaactttcattaaatcaactctaaaacttaaattaaacactaaaaatttaaCATTGTTACCTTTAGgtacaaaaatatataagttttgttaaacataaataccaaattaaataaaaaaaattaacacaaaaacagcattagaaaaaaatatcaaacacTAATAAAAACCTAAATATACTAAAGAAATCAAAGTCTCAATAAATTAAGGGTTAAACATATTAACTTAATTGTGGTAAATAGTGTGACTAATAGGATCGTCTCAATTAATATCAAATCCATAAGAGATAACTCTTTTGCCCCCCTCATTTATTTCTAGATGCATTCATTACTTTGCTGaaattctaaatattatttttcaaacaa contains:
- the LOC107953818 gene encoding mavicyanin; this translates as MAVAKSAVIFVFTMALWGVSMAAIHWVGGFAGWTTVTAGSPLDYRIWASTRNFHVGDVIVFRYNNKFNNVVRVTHQNFKSCNATSPIAVYSSGADTINLTRPGHLYFICSIPGHCLAGQKVNIEVTLAMEHLPSSASAVYQLPQSASVSDEALAPSPDSLEPIPGPTQGSAPALRSLNFWLYLVVLAFGFGVTGIGTYSLVEFHV